Proteins co-encoded in one Methylomonas albis genomic window:
- the flhA gene encoding flagellar biosynthesis protein FlhA: MDFTKILNALKALNGLGLGAPLLIIMLLALLILPLPPFALDLFFTFNIAFSLIILLVVIYTLKPLEFASFPTVILVATLLRLSLNVASTRVVLIRGHEGGDAAGKVIEAFGSFVIGGNFAVGIVVFAILVIINFMVVTKGAGRVAEVSARFTLDAMPGKQMAIDADLNSGLINQDEARARREEVAAEADFYGSMDGASKFVRGDAVAGIIILFVNMIGGLAIGVGQHGMSFADAANVYVLLTIGDGLVAQIPSLLLSVAAAMVVTRVRGSKQDIGKQLSSQLFEDPRTLLVTAVVMGILGIIPGMPNLVFILLALILVGGAYLIDRRHKLEEEKALEMERIVSPQQLAKTEIKELGWDDVMPVDAIGLEVGYRLIPLVDRNQGGQLMMRIKGVRKKLSQELGFLIPSVHIRDNLDLSPTEYRISLMGVSVGEANIMPEKEMAINPGRVFGTLQGAPCKDPAFGLDAIWIDANQKDQAQTLGYTVVDPSTVVATHLSHILQSNAHELFGYEEAQQLLDNLTKVAPKLVEDLVPKTLPLGILVKVLQNLLQERVSIRDLRTIAETLAEYGVKSQDPDILTSAVRAALGRSIVHEINGVQTEIPVITLDPGLEQILHRSLQTAGEGGAGLEPGLAEQMHKSLEESAQRMEMEGQTAVLLVSSYIRPWLARFVRHSISGLHVLAYNEIPQDRQIRVVSTVGQRGQ, encoded by the coding sequence ATGGATTTTACGAAAATACTCAACGCGTTGAAGGCACTGAATGGGCTAGGTTTGGGTGCGCCGCTGTTGATTATCATGTTGCTGGCATTGTTGATTTTGCCGCTGCCGCCGTTTGCACTGGATCTGTTTTTTACCTTCAATATCGCGTTTTCGCTGATTATCTTGCTGGTGGTGATTTACACCCTCAAACCGCTGGAGTTCGCGTCCTTTCCCACCGTGATTCTGGTAGCAACCTTGTTGCGGCTGTCCCTGAACGTGGCATCCACCCGGGTCGTGTTGATTCGCGGCCATGAAGGCGGTGACGCCGCGGGCAAAGTAATCGAAGCCTTCGGTTCTTTTGTAATCGGCGGCAATTTTGCGGTGGGCATCGTGGTGTTTGCCATTTTGGTGATCATCAATTTTATGGTGGTGACCAAGGGTGCCGGCCGGGTGGCGGAAGTTAGCGCCCGTTTCACCTTGGACGCGATGCCGGGCAAGCAGATGGCTATCGATGCCGATTTGAACTCCGGCTTGATCAATCAGGACGAGGCCCGCGCTCGCCGCGAGGAAGTGGCGGCGGAAGCCGATTTCTACGGTTCGATGGATGGTGCCAGTAAATTCGTGCGTGGTGACGCGGTAGCCGGCATCATCATTTTGTTCGTGAATATGATCGGTGGTTTGGCGATAGGCGTGGGCCAACATGGTATGAGCTTTGCCGACGCCGCCAATGTTTACGTGTTGCTGACTATCGGCGACGGGTTAGTGGCGCAGATTCCATCCTTATTATTATCGGTTGCCGCTGCGATGGTGGTCACGCGTGTCCGGGGTAGCAAGCAGGACATCGGCAAGCAGCTGAGTTCGCAACTGTTCGAAGATCCTCGCACTCTGCTGGTTACTGCGGTGGTAATGGGCATCTTGGGCATCATTCCCGGTATGCCCAATCTGGTGTTTATCTTGCTGGCGCTGATATTGGTCGGTGGGGCGTATTTGATCGATAGGCGCCATAAGTTGGAGGAAGAAAAAGCCTTGGAAATGGAGCGCATAGTGTCGCCGCAGCAACTGGCTAAAACCGAGATCAAGGAATTGGGTTGGGATGATGTAATGCCGGTCGATGCGATCGGTCTGGAAGTCGGGTATCGCCTGATTCCACTGGTGGACAGAAATCAGGGCGGCCAATTGATGATGCGTATCAAGGGTGTGCGCAAGAAGTTATCGCAAGAGTTGGGCTTTCTAATTCCTTCGGTACATATTCGCGATAACCTGGATTTGTCGCCTACCGAATATCGGATTTCCTTGATGGGGGTGAGCGTTGGCGAAGCCAACATCATGCCCGAAAAAGAAATGGCAATTAATCCCGGGCGGGTGTTTGGCACATTGCAAGGCGCGCCTTGTAAGGATCCTGCCTTCGGTTTGGATGCGATCTGGATTGATGCCAATCAAAAAGACCAGGCGCAAACTTTGGGATATACCGTAGTTGATCCCAGTACTGTGGTGGCCACACATCTCAGCCATATTCTGCAAAGCAATGCGCACGAATTGTTTGGTTACGAAGAGGCGCAACAGCTGTTGGATAATTTAACTAAGGTGGCACCGAAGCTGGTCGAAGATCTGGTGCCAAAAACCTTGCCCTTGGGTATTTTGGTCAAGGTTCTGCAAAATCTGCTGCAAGAGCGGGTTTCGATTCGCGATTTACGGACTATCGCCGAAACTTTGGCGGAGTACGGGGTGAAGAGTCAAGATCCGGACATCTTGACCTCAGCGGTGCGGGCGGCGTTAGGGCGTTCAATTGTCCATGAAATCAATGGGGTACAAACAGAGATCCCGGTGATTACCTTGGATCCTGGATTGGAACAGATATTGCATAGGTCATTGCAGACGGCTGGCGAAGGTGGTGCGGGTTTAGAACCGGGCTTGGCTGAGCAGATGCACAAATCCCTGGAGGAAAGTGCGCAAAGGATGGAAATGGAAGGACAGACGGCGGTGTTGTTGGTGTCTTCTTATATTCGTCCCTGGTTGGCTCGCTTCGTTCGTCATTCGATATCCGGTTTACATGTGCTGGCCTATAATGAAATCCCGCAAGATCGGCAGATCAGGGTGGTTTCCACAGTGGGACAGCGTGGACAATAA
- the flhF gene encoding flagellar biosynthesis protein FlhF: MKIKRFFAADIRQAMRMVKEELGAEAVIMSNRSVDGGVEIVAARDFDEQVIHKNLKQREDEKLPPNEVKKVDLPDLEADRKSLHVLSSARKRGVEGSIPENPIRRNLDQYVGYAEKLQVGHNNAQKISEKVRQVEKPAWASADPKIKPLTEPRPVQAHNGDKFIDEMRAEMKELRTMLDSKLSNIVMQMPQHGLPLHDDLRDRMLECGFSKNLAGKIANRLGSHKQFDMAIGKAQDMLAKLVPIADDKLLDHGGIAALVGSTGVGKTTTVAKLAAQFILKHGSRQIALITTDNYRIGAHEQINTYGRILDVPVRVAGDAEELRRHINSFSDKRLILIDTAGMSQRDMRLVEQLKTLQHGDLPIRSYLVMSATTQYKAMLEIMDAFRILEPQATILTKFDEAVSKGTALSAIIERRMPLSFVTDGQQVPEDIYLPDADALIQQCMENVDQDQGYGDDVNVEDWMAESHA; the protein is encoded by the coding sequence ATGAAAATTAAACGCTTTTTTGCAGCAGACATACGGCAGGCCATGCGCATGGTCAAAGAAGAATTGGGTGCCGAAGCAGTGATTATGTCCAACCGTTCGGTGGATGGCGGCGTGGAAATTGTTGCAGCCCGTGACTTTGACGAGCAGGTCATTCATAAAAATCTCAAACAGCGCGAAGACGAAAAATTGCCGCCCAATGAAGTTAAAAAAGTTGATTTACCGGATCTCGAAGCCGATAGAAAATCCTTGCATGTGTTGAGCAGTGCCAGAAAACGCGGTGTTGAAGGTAGCATTCCGGAAAATCCTATCCGTCGCAATTTGGATCAATACGTCGGTTATGCTGAAAAACTACAGGTTGGGCATAACAACGCACAGAAAATCTCTGAAAAAGTTCGGCAGGTCGAAAAGCCTGCGTGGGCGAGTGCCGATCCAAAAATTAAACCGTTGACCGAGCCTCGGCCGGTTCAAGCGCACAACGGCGACAAATTTATCGACGAAATGCGTGCGGAAATGAAAGAACTACGGACCATGTTGGACAGCAAGCTGTCGAATATCGTGATGCAAATGCCGCAACACGGCCTACCTTTGCACGACGATTTACGCGACCGGATGCTGGAGTGCGGCTTCTCAAAAAACCTGGCAGGGAAGATAGCCAACCGGCTGGGTAGTCATAAGCAATTTGATATGGCCATCGGCAAAGCTCAGGACATGTTGGCCAAGCTGGTGCCAATCGCCGACGACAAGCTATTGGATCATGGTGGTATCGCTGCATTGGTTGGCTCGACCGGCGTGGGTAAAACCACGACAGTCGCTAAGCTGGCCGCGCAGTTTATTTTAAAACACGGCTCACGGCAGATCGCGTTGATCACCACTGACAATTATCGGATTGGTGCTCACGAGCAAATCAATACTTACGGCAGAATCCTGGATGTGCCGGTCAGAGTCGCAGGCGATGCCGAGGAATTGCGTCGGCATATCAATAGTTTTTCCGACAAGCGCCTGATTTTGATAGACACCGCCGGTATGAGCCAGCGCGACATGCGCTTGGTCGAACAATTGAAAACCTTGCAACACGGCGATTTGCCTATACGCTCGTATTTGGTGATGTCCGCAACCACTCAATACAAGGCAATGCTGGAAATTATGGACGCGTTCCGGATACTCGAACCACAAGCGACTATACTAACCAAGTTTGATGAGGCAGTTAGCAAAGGTACCGCGTTGTCGGCGATTATCGAGCGGCGCATGCCATTGTCATTTGTCACTGATGGTCAGCAGGTTCCGGAAGATATTTATTTACCCGATGCCGATGCGTTGATTCAGCAGTGTATGGAAAATGTCGATCAAGACCAAGGCTATGGTGACGATGTGAATGTTGAAGACTGGATGGCGGAAAGCCATGCATAA
- a CDS encoding MinD/ParA family protein — protein MRHMKPVRVIAVTSGKGGVGKTNLSVNIGVALSKMGRRVAILDADMGLANVDILLGMFPEFNLSHVLSGEKSLKEIMMTGPSGLKIIPASSGIQRMSDLSSIEQAGVIRAFSEIDRELDVLIVDTAAGISASVVNFARACQEIIVVVCDEPTSLADAYAYIKLLNRDYGLNSFHIITNMVQSAEHGQALFNKLSKVTDRYLDVALHFVGAVPQDEYLKKSVQKQTPVVEAFPQSKAALAIKNLARKIDSWPIKPKAGGYLEFFVERMIQFSAKEDVA, from the coding sequence ATGAGACATATGAAACCGGTGCGAGTAATCGCGGTAACAAGTGGCAAGGGCGGGGTTGGTAAGACCAATCTTTCCGTGAATATCGGCGTGGCGCTATCCAAGATGGGTAGGCGAGTGGCGATACTCGATGCCGACATGGGCTTGGCCAATGTTGATATTTTGCTGGGCATGTTTCCCGAATTCAATTTGTCGCATGTATTGAGCGGCGAAAAAAGCTTGAAGGAGATCATGATGACCGGGCCTTCCGGGCTAAAAATCATCCCGGCTTCATCAGGTATTCAGCGGATGTCTGATTTGTCGAGTATCGAGCAAGCCGGCGTAATAAGAGCTTTTAGCGAAATCGACCGAGAGTTGGATGTATTGATAGTCGATACTGCCGCCGGTATTTCGGCAAGTGTGGTGAATTTTGCTCGCGCTTGTCAGGAAATAATTGTGGTGGTTTGTGACGAGCCGACTTCATTGGCCGATGCTTATGCTTATATTAAGTTGTTGAACAGAGATTACGGGCTTAACAGTTTTCACATTATTACGAATATGGTGCAATCTGCCGAGCATGGGCAGGCCTTGTTTAATAAGCTTAGTAAGGTTACCGACCGTTATTTGGACGTGGCCTTGCATTTCGTCGGCGCGGTGCCGCAGGACGAATATTTGAAAAAGTCCGTGCAAAAACAAACGCCGGTGGTGGAAGCATTCCCGCAAAGTAAAGCGGCACTAGCCATTAAGAATTTGGCACGGAAGATCGACAGCTGGCCCATCAAGCCCAAAGCGGGCGGCTACCTGGAGTTTTTTGTCGAGCGGATGATTCAGTTCAGCGCGAAAGAGGATGTTGCATGA